CCACCTCCGCGGTGTTGCTGTACCGCAGCGGCACCATTTCCGGACCGGACGCCATCATCGCCGTGCTGCTGGCGACCGCCTCCAGTATCGTCGTCAAGGCGGCGCTGTCGGCGGCGGGACCGAAGCCGTTCGCACGGCGGGTCGCGCTCTGGAGCGTCGTCGTCCTCGCGGTGTCGGGCGTGGCGACGTTCGTTGTCGCGACGCTCGGGTGAGCGCGACGCCTCGTGGGAGCAACGCTCGGTGGGTGCGACGCTGACGCTCGGGCGGGTAAGGGCGAGTACGAAGGCGGACGAACGTACGGTTCGTCCCGCGTCGCAATCATTGCCTGAAAGGTAACGAATCTCTTAACATATGTGTCTCCGTAGCGCGGTCTATGGACCGCGAGACGGCTACCCCCGATGTTGAAGCGATGCCCGGTCAGCGCGCCCGCCAGTGGGCCGAACGGCACCGCGAGCACGCCGCGCCGAGTACGTACGTCTACGACTTCGTCTGGGACACCTCCGCCCCCGCGGAGGGACCGTTCTGCACCGACGTCGACGGCAACGTCCTCCTCGACTTCACGAGCCATGTCGCCGCCGCGCCGCTGGGTTACAACAACCCCAAGATCATGGACCCATTGGCGGAGTTCGACCTCGTCGACCCGCTGAAAATCGCCGGGCAGGACTTCTACGTCTCCAGCGGTCACGACTACGACGACGACCCGCTTCCGGGTCCCGCCGGACTGATGGAACGCCTCGTCGACGCGACCGACCACTACGGGATGGACACCGTCTTCCTCTCGAACTCCGGGGCCGAAGCCGTCGAGAATGCGCTCAAAATAAGCTACGACCACTCCGACGGCGGCAAGTACGGCGTCACCTTCGACGGCGCGTTCCACGGCCGGACGCTCGGCGCGCTCTCGCTGAACCGCTCGAAGGAAGTTTACCGCAGAAAGTTCCCCGAGATCTCGGGCATCCACGACATGCCGTACTGCGACGACCGAACCTGTTCGCCCGACTCCTGTTCGTGCGGCTTCTTCGTCGACGACACCTCCCGTCTCCGCGAGAAACTCCACCCCAAGCGCGGCCACATCAACCCCGAGGAGCTCTCCTACATCATCCTCGAACCGATTCAGGGCGAGGGCGGCTACCGAATCCCGAGCGACGCGTTCATGCGGGAGCTCGCGGACCTCGTCGACGAGTACGACATCACACTCATCGCCGACGAAATTCAGTCGGGCGTCGGCCGGACCGGGAAGATGTGGGGCTCCGACCACTTCCCCATCGAACCCGACGTCATCACCGCCGCGAAGTCGCTGCGCGTCGGCGCGACCATCTCCCGGGAGGAGATCTTCCCCGCAGAGAAGAGCCGACTCTCCTCGACGTGGGGCGCGGGCGACATCGTCGCCTCGCTGCAGGGGGCGCTCACGCTCGACGCCATCGAGGAGTACGACCTCATGGACAACGCCGTCGTGCGCGGCGAGCAGTTCCTCGAGACGATGGCCGACGCCGACCTTCCGGGCGTCGAGGACCTCCGCGGGAAGGGCCTGATGCTCGCAGTCGAGTTCGAGACGAAAGAACACCGCGACGCGGTACAGGAGGCGGCGCTGAAGCGCGGTCTGCTCACCCTCGCCTGCGGCTACAGGGTGCTTCGAATCCTCCCGCCGCTGGACGTGACCGAGCGCGAGATCTCGCTCGGCTGCGACCTGCTCGGTGAGGCTATCGAAGCGGTGGCCTGAGTCACCGGTGCCCGTTATCCGAGGACACGACCACCCCGTTTCGTGACCGATAC
This genomic stretch from Haloprofundus salilacus harbors:
- a CDS encoding aspartate aminotransferase family protein, with the protein product MDRETATPDVEAMPGQRARQWAERHREHAAPSTYVYDFVWDTSAPAEGPFCTDVDGNVLLDFTSHVAAAPLGYNNPKIMDPLAEFDLVDPLKIAGQDFYVSSGHDYDDDPLPGPAGLMERLVDATDHYGMDTVFLSNSGAEAVENALKISYDHSDGGKYGVTFDGAFHGRTLGALSLNRSKEVYRRKFPEISGIHDMPYCDDRTCSPDSCSCGFFVDDTSRLREKLHPKRGHINPEELSYIILEPIQGEGGYRIPSDAFMRELADLVDEYDITLIADEIQSGVGRTGKMWGSDHFPIEPDVITAAKSLRVGATISREEIFPAEKSRLSSTWGAGDIVASLQGALTLDAIEEYDLMDNAVVRGEQFLETMADADLPGVEDLRGKGLMLAVEFETKEHRDAVQEAALKRGLLTLACGYRVLRILPPLDVTEREISLGCDLLGEAIEAVA